A genome region from Erigeron canadensis isolate Cc75 chromosome 3, C_canadensis_v1, whole genome shotgun sequence includes the following:
- the LOC122591973 gene encoding disease resistance protein At4g27190, translating to MEALNSVFVEGAKSFVMFTCSRIKTFSKYEKNVRELEEGMVSLAEEKREIEEQINIARVEERTPRRQVIKWLRKVSEVENAVRPLLERPCEYADGTGSSMLHQYQQCCKVAAKLELVKELNSTHFDIVAPERCSPVKAVEKMEVPPLVGQQAISDIKKLLEILNEDGVRRIAVLGMGGIGKTTLVKKLNNELEFSSPSSFEIVIWVQVSMATDLSTIQAQVAKRIHLKLDPGDAPHRIANKILRRLELKRKILLILDDVWKEIDLDAVGIPSSDPCCKVLITTRSRDVCRQMTTDVSFQLDLMGEEDAWNLFVQSAGAVLKLDGIEAPARKFVSGFHGLPLVIKSLGKSMRDRPQIELWQNAYARWRCSSPLFQNIENEVFGPLKMSYYFLPNKIQKQCFLSCSMYPGNFSINVRELIQCWVSDELINENQSTNDIFSDGESLVERLKDLSLLDQDSKGTVKMHDIYRRLAIILSQTQEMYGFHCQSGLPFYQTPNESSRRVSFMGCRMEILKEFPINSQVTVLFLQGNPIKKIPNEFFHNIRSLRVLNLSETRITVLPSSFICLGELRSLFLRGCLLQKLPSLENMSKLLVLDLSNSRIRELPEGFRSLSNLRELNLSCTRFLKKIVAGSISGLVGLETLDMSFSAYNWNPEMNSDQRATFEELLSLDRLSILQIRLDSVECLVSASSWLKKLRRFDIQISPRNCNLNDHVAEQNEKKLVLRGVDFSQENIRYLLRITSSLDMLTCVGMNQRHWLSLSSLISLTISNCDVMICLISSERSSQNMFPKLQHLILDKLKNLATTVEGILRRGRCLTNLKTVQISDCPMLKEAISYAMLRHVQKLEEIKVNGCENMSCIIASGEHRETLPNLRVLEISNMANLRKICEGESVFPMLQRVQVSGCSGLRKLPLKISNLSNLKEIRGDWEWWNNLEWEDDVKNIFRQHFQAYPRNTYSRKRRYK from the coding sequence ATGGAAGCTCTTAATTCTGTTTTCGTTGAGGGTGCCAAATCTTTTGTCATGTTCACGTGTTCAAGAATTAAGACCTTttctaaatatgaaaaaaacGTTCGTGAACTCGAGGAAGGAATGGTAAGTCTTGCTGAAGAGAAGAGGGAAATTGAAGAACAGATCAACATAGCCAGAGTTGAGGAAAGAACTCCAAGGCGGCAAGTAATTAAATGGCTAAGGAAGGTTTCTGAAGTTGAAAATGCTGTAAGGCCACTGTTAGAAAGGCCTTGTGAATATGCTGATGGAACGGGCTCCAGTATGCTGCACCAGTACCAACAGTGCTGTAAAGTGGCAGCGAAACTAGAACTGGTGAAAGAGCTTAATTCTACGCATTTTGATATTGTTGCCCCTGAAAGATGCTCACCAGTTAAAGCGGTGGAGAAAATGGAAGTGCCACCTCTTGTCGGGCAGCAGGCAATATCAGATATAAAGAAGCTTTTGGAAATCTTGAACGAGGACGGTGTCAGAAGAATTGCGGTCTTGGGGATGGGTGGGATAGGAAAAACAACATTGGTCAAGAAGTTGAACAATGAGCTGGAATTTTCCTCTCCAAGTTCATTTGAGATTGTCATCTGGGTTCAAGTATCCATGGCAACAGATTTGAGCACAATTCAGGCTCAGGTTGCAAAGCGAATACATTTAAAACTGGACCCGGGAGACGCTCCCCACCGCATAGCCAACAAAATTCTTAGAAGACTCGAGCTGAAGAGGAAGATCCTCCTGATTCTTGACGATGTTTGGAAAGAAATTGACCTGGATGCTGTTGGTATTCCTTCAAGTGATCCTTGTTGTAAAGTCCTTATAACCACTCGGTCTCGTGATGTGTGCAGGCAAATGACCACTGATGTTTCTTTCCAGTTAGATCTTATGGGTGAAGAAGATGCTTGGAACCTTTTCGTTCAAAGTGCTGGAGCTGTACTTAAATTAGATGGGATTGAAGCTCCAGCAAGAAAATTTGTTTCAGGTTTCCATGGGCTTCCGTTAGTAATAAAGAGTCTAGGTAAGTCAATGAGGGACAGACCACAGATCGAATTGTGGCAGAACGCATATGCTAGGTGGCGTTGCTCATCACCTTTGTTCCAGAACATTGAGAATGAGGTGTTTGGGCCTCTgaaaatgagttattatttCTTACCAAACAAGATTCAGAAACAATGTTTTTTGTCTTGTTCAATGTATCCCGGAAACTTTTCAATTAATGTTCGTGAGCTAATTCAATGTTGGGTATCTGATGAGTTGATCAACGAGAACCAAAGCACAAATGACATATTCAGTGATGGGGAATCTTTGGTAGAACGCCTGAAGGACTTGAGCTTGCTTGATCAAGATTCCAAAGGAACTGTGAAGATGCATGATATTTATCGTCGCTTAGCCATAATTCTGTCTCAGACTCAAGAAATGTATGGCTTTCACTGTCAATCTGGCCTTCCATTCTATCAAACACCAAATGAGTCATCTAGACGTGTTTCTTTCATGGGATGCAGGATGGAAATTCTGAAAGAGTTTCCTATAAATTCACAGGTCACAGTCCTTTTTCTCCAAGGTAATCCTATAAAGAAAATCCCAAATGAATTCTTTCACAATATAAGGTCACTAAGGGTACTGAATTTAAGCGAAACTCGAATTACTGTCTTGCCTTCATCTTTTATCTGCTTGGGTGAATTGCGTTCTCTCTTTCTGAGAGGCTGTTTATTACAGAAGCTACCTTCTCTTGAAAATATGTCAAAACTCTTGGTTCTTGATCTTTCAAACAGCCGCATAAGGGAGCTTCCTGAAGGGTTCAGAAGTTTAAGTAATTTGAGAGAACTAAACTTGTCATGTACACGCTTCTTAAAGAAAATTGTCGCCGGAAGCATATCAGGGCTAGTTGGTCTAGAAACTCTAGATATGTCGTTTAGTGCTTATAACTGGAACCCAGAGATGAATTCAGATCAAAGAGCAACATTTGAGGAGTTATTATCATTGGACCGCCTCTCAATCCTTCAGATAAGGCTGGACTCTGTGGAGTGCCTTGTATCTGCCTCTTCTTGGCTCAAGAAGTTAAGAAGATTTGACATCCAGATTAGTCCTAGGAACTGCAACTTGAATGATCATGTTGCtgaacaaaatgaaaaaaaattggttCTTAGGGGTGTTGATTTCTCTCAAGAAAACATTCGTTATTTATTACGCATCACAAGTTCTCTAGACATGTTAACATGTGTAGGCATGAACCAGAGACATTGGCTTAGCCTATCATCATTGATATCACTCACTATATCGAATTGTGATGTTATGATATGTCTCATAAGCAGTGAAAGAAGTTCCCAGAATATGTTTCCAAAACTTCAGCACTTGATTCTCGATAAATTGAAAAATCTAGCGACTACTGTTGAGGGGATACTCCGCAGAGGCAGATGCCTTACTAATCTGAAAACGGTTCAAATTTCAGATTGTCCGATGTTAAAAGAGGCCATTTCTTATGCAATGCTACGTCATGTTCAAAAGCTTGAAGAAATCAAGGTAAATGGTTGTGAAAATATGTCTTGCATAATTGCGTCTGGGGAGCATAGAGAAACACTTCCGAATTTGAGGGTCTTAGAGATAAGCAACATGGCCAATTTGCGTAAAATTTGTGAAGGCGAATCAGTTTTCCCAATGTTGCAGAGAGTTCAAGTTTCTGGCTGTTCCGGGCTAAGGAAACTTCCgcttaaaatctctaatttgtCTAACTTGAAAGAGATTAGAGGTGATTGGGAATGGTGGAATAATTTAGAATGGGAGGATGATGTTAAGAACATCTTTCGCCAACACTTTCAAGCATACCCAAGAAATACATactcaagaaaaagaagatacaAGTAA
- the LOC122590719 gene encoding uncharacterized protein LOC122590719, whose product MTKFHITKKWRKKVKILRAIIHGSLGNNAFIATEDHKVHNNFGDNECSKKIKDDDKKQSTNTTTNVSCKVGMLARVPSRGLNGLRKVGRAVSMRKHEEEEGKEDEGDELCKKRIMMGNKCRPLNVSGSLHYDKNGVLVPEVDY is encoded by the coding sequence ATGACAAAGTTCCACATTACCaaaaaatggagaaaaaaagtgaaaattttacGAGCAATCATTCACGGATCGCTTGGAAACAACGCGTTCATTGCTACAGAAGATCACAAGGTTCATAACAATTTTGGGGATAATGAGTGTAGCAAAAAAATCAAGGATGATGATAAGAAACAATCTACTAATACTACTACTAATGTGTCTTGTAAAGTGGGCATGTTGGCAAGGGTACCAAGTAGAGGTCTAAATGGGTTACGAAAGGTCGGTAGAGCGGTTTCCATGCGTAAacacgaagaagaagaaggaaaagaAGATGAAGGCGATGAACTTTGTAAAAAGAGGATAATGATGGGAAACAAGTGTAGACCATTAAATGTTTCAGGTTCTCTTCATTATGATAAGAATGGTGTTTTGGTTCCTGAAGTAGACTACTAA
- the LOC122592352 gene encoding uncharacterized protein LOC122592352, translating into MESIIARALEYTLKYWLKSFTRDQFKLQGRTVQLSNLDINGDALHASLGLPPALNVKTAKLGKLEIILPYLSNVQVEPIVVQIDKLDLVLEENDDLDAYKSTDSAQTPSSPSKGSGYGFADKIADGMTLEVRTVNLLLETHGGARHRGGATWASPMASITIRNLLLYTTNENWQVVNLKEARDFSNDKKFIYVFKKLEWEHLSIDLLPHPDMFAAFSEGAFKDDDGAKRVFFGGERFLEGISGEAYITIQRTELNSPLGLELQLHITEAVCPALSEPGLRALLRFFTGLYVCLNRGDLNPNAQERSAEAAGRTLVSIMVDHIFFCIKDTDFQLDLLVQSLLFSRASISDGEITKCLTRVMMGGLFLRDTSSRPPCALVQPSMQDAADEPLQIPDFGKNFCPPIYPLGDQQWKLSERAPLMSLHCLQFMPSPSPPSFSSQTVVDCQPLMIHLQEESCLRILSLLADGIVVNSGGILPDISVNSLEVKVKGLDITVPLENQNDSSFSGARLHIENLFFHDSPFLRLRLLNLDKDPACFCLWKGQPIDASQKKWTSGASLFDMSLETCDSLKGVNGSRSQSSKLWKCVEVKGVCIQVAMVTADGSPLIDVPPPGGVVRVGVACEQYLSNTSVEQLFFVLDLYTYFDTVSEKLAVVGRSKQKKAVKHELSNGSLIEKAPGDTAVSLAVKDLKLTFLESSLVDFQEMPLVQFGGDDLLVEVTHRTLGGAMAISSTVRWDSVQVDCAETETAPVHSNSLVSNATEDFLPALNGCPKLRAVFWVQNETNFPFLNLSMVHVIPYNARDTECHTLSVSACIAGVRLAGGMNYAEALLHRFGILGQDGGPGDGLSKGLEHLSVGPLSKLFKASPLLVEARESKSESIEENHSGHLLLGAPDDVEISLELKDWLFALEGAEMAERAWLYSPEDFYREERCWHTTFDSFKVKANSSKRHLVNGKKSLSGALKYPIESVTVGVEGLKTLKPQQQKVAQQNGHKQTVESHGGVDLEADIVLNEDDGVNGMISWVVESLKFSVKHPVEAIVTKDELQHVAQLCKSEVDSMGRITAGALRVLKLEGSVGQTTMDQLSSLGSEGFEKIFSPVNHRRDSNASGGMSPFSLGASENQLSSSFNTTLSSLKAALLESQTNCASLASELSMSEPHLRSVEQLAQKLENMQQLLLKLQSRV; encoded by the exons ATGGAATCGATAATAGCAAGGGCGCTGGAGTATACTTTAAAGTACTGGCTTAAATCATTCACTAGAGATCAGTTCAAGTTACAAGGACGCACTGTTCAGCTCTCCAATTTAG atataaatgGTGATGCTCTCCATGCGAGTCTCGGATTGCCTCCAGCATTGAATGTTAAAACCGCAAAACTCGGGAAATTAGAGATTATA CTTCCTTATTTGAGCAATGTACAAGTTGAGCCAATTGTTGTGCAAATTGATAAGCTTGATTTGGTTTTGGAGGAAAATGATGATTTGGATGCATATAAGAGTACAGACAG TGCACAAACGCCATCCAGTCCTTCAAAAGGCAGTGGATATGGATTTGCGGACAAG ATTGCAGATGGGATGACACTGGAAGTACGGACTGTCAATCTTTTATTGGAGACACATGGGGGTGCTCGACATCGGGGAGGAGCAACTTG GGCATCACCAATGGCATCTATTACCATACGCAACCTCTTGCTATATACCACAAATGAGAACTGGCAG GTGGTAAACCTTAAAGAAGCGAGGGATTTTTCAAATGACAAGAAGTTCATCTATGTttttaaa AAACTTGAATGGGAGCATCTATCCATCGACCTCTTGCCTCACCCTGATATGTTTGCAGCGTTTTCTGAAGGTGCATTTAAGGATGACGATGGTGCAAAGCGAGTATTCTTTGGCGGGGAGCGGTTCCTAGAAGGAATTTCCGGAGAAGCTTAT ATTACGATACAAAGGACAGAGCTTAATAGTCCACTAGGGTTGGAACTCCAGCTACATATTACTGAAGCTGTGTGCCCAGCTTTGAGTGAGCCAG GACTGCGAGCTCTTCTTCGTTTTTTTACGGGATTGTATGTCTGTCTAAATAGAGGAGATCTGAATCCAAATGCTCAAGAG CGATCAGCAGAAGCTGCAGGGCGTACACTGGTCTCTATTATGGTGGACCATATATTTTTTTGCATCAAGGATACTG ATTTCCAGTTAGATCTTTTGGTGCAGTCGCTTCTCTTTTCCCGG GCAAGTATTTCTGATGGAGAGATAACCAAATGCTTAACTCGGGTGATGATGGGTGGACTATTTCTGCG GGATACTTCCTCTCGTCCACCATGCGCTCTAGTGCAACCGTCAATGCAGGATGCTGCAGATGAACCACTGCAAATTCCAGATTTTG GAAAGAACTTCTGTCCTCCAATATACCCGTTAGGGGATCAGCAGTGGAAACTAAGTGAACGCGCTCCACTTATGTCCCTCCATTGTCTTCAGTTTATGCCTTCACCTAGCCCACCATCCTTCTCTTCACAAACTGTCGTTGACTGCCAGCCTCTTATG ATACATCTTCAAGAAGAGTCGTGTCTAAGAATTTTATCCTTACTAGCTGATGGAATCGTGGTAAATTCTGGTGGTATTTTACCAGATATTTCAGTCAACTCCcttgaagtcaaagtcaaaggaTTAGATATTACTGTTccattagaaaatcaaaatgaCAGCTCCTTTAGTGGAGCAAGACTTCATATTGAGAACCTATTCTTTCATGATTCACCTTTCCTGAGGCTTAGACTGCTCAATCTTGACAAGGATCCTGCATGCTTCTGCCTCTGGAAGGGTCAACCAATTGATGCCAGCCAAAAAAAATGGACAAGTGGAGCTTCTTTATTCGATATGTCTCTAGAAACTTGTGATAGCTTAAAAGGAGTAAATGGGTCCCGTTCACAATCTTCAAAGTTGTGGAAATGTGTCGAGGTAAAAGGTGTTTGTATTCAGGTTGCAATGGTAACAGCAGATGGAAGCCCATTGATAGACGTCCCTCCTCCAGGAGGAGTTGTTAGAGTTGGAGTTGCTTGTGAACAATATCTCTCCAACACTTCTGTTGAGCAACTTTTTTTTGTATTGGATTTATATACGTATTTTGATACAGTCAGCGAGAAATTGGCCGTGGTTGGAAGAAGTAAACAGAAGAAGGCGGTGAAGCATGAACTTTCTAATGGAAGCTTGATCGAAAAGGCTCCTGGTGATACTGCAGTTAGTTTAGCAGTTAAGGACCTTAAACTTACATTTTTAGAATCTTCCTTGGTGGATTTTCAGGAAATGCCTCTAGTTCAGTTTGGCGGAGATGATCTATTGGTGGAAGTTACTCATAGAACCTTGGGTGGTGCCATGGCCATTTCATCAACTGTAAGGTGGGACAGTGTTCAGGTTGACTGTGCCGAAACTGAGACAGCCCCAGTACATTCGAACAGTTTGGTGTCAAATGCTACAGAAGATTTTCTTCCTGCTCTAAATGGCTGTCCTAAACTGAGAGCTGTCTTTTGGGTGCAAAATGAAACAAATTTTCCGTTTTTGAATTTAAGCATGGTGCATGTTATTCCTTATAATGCACGAGATACCGAGTGTCATACGTTAAGTGTGTCGGCTTGTATCGCCGGCGTACGTCTTGCAGGAGGCATGAATTATGCCGAAGCTCTCCTACATCGCTTTGGAATTTTAGGACAAGATGGTGGGCCAGGGGATGGGCTCTCCAAGGGTTTGGAACATCTATCTGTGGGCCcattgtcgaaacttttcaaaGCATCACCTTTGCTTGTTGAGGCCAGGGAGAGTAAAA GTGAAAGCATAGAGGAGAATCATAGTGGACATTTGCTCTTGGGTGCACCTGATGATGTGGAGATATCTCTAGAATTGAAGGACTGGTTATTTGCATTGGAGGGTGCAGAGATGGCAGAAAGGGCATGGCTCTACAGTCCTGAGGATTTTTACAGAGAAGAGAGGTGCTGGCACACAACTTTTGACAGTTTTAAAGTGAAGGCAAACAGCAGCAAAAGACACTTGGTTAATGGCAAAAAGAGTTTATCTGGTGCACTCAAGTATCCTATAGAATCAGTGACG GTCGGTGTTGAAGGATTAAAGACGTTGAAACCCCAGCAGCAGAAAGTAGCACAACAAAATGGGCACAAACAAACTGTCGAGTCACATGGTGGGGTAGATCTTGAAGCTGACATAGTTTTAAACGAAGATGATGGTGTCAATGGGATGATCAGTTGGGTGGTGGAAAGCTTAAAGTTTTCTGTGAAACATCCG GTTGAGGCAATTGTAACCAAGGATGAGCTGCAACATGTTGCTCAATTATGCAAGTCAGAAGTTGATTCCATGGGGAGAATAACTGCTGGGGCTTTGCGTGTGTTAAAGTTAGAAGGATCAGTTGGTCAGACAACGATGGATCAGCTGAGCAGTCTTG GAAGTGAAGGGTTTGAAAAGATCTTCTCACCAGTTAACCATCGCAGAGATAGTAATGCTTCTGGTGGAATGAGCCCTTTTTCCCTAGGGGCTTCTGAAAACCAACTCTCCTCATCCTTTAATACAACATTATCCTCTCTCAAGGCTGCATTATTAGAATCACAAACAAATTGTGCATCCCTTGCTTCTGAGTTAAGCATGTCTGAACCACACCTTCGTAGTGTGGAACAACTCGCCCAGAAACTAGAGAATATGCAACAATTGTTACTGAAGCTGCAGTCTCGGGTATAG
- the LOC122591907 gene encoding polycomb group protein FIE1, with the protein MAKITVGCEPVIGSLNPTKKRDYRVTNRLQEGKRPIYAVVFNFIDSRFYNVFATVGGNRVTVYQCLEGGVIAVLQSYIDEDKDESFYTVSWACDADGTPLLVAGGINGIIRVIDAGNEKIHKSFVGHGDSVNEIRTQALRPSLVLSASKDESVRLWNVQTGICILIFAGAGGHRNEVLSVDFHPSDIYRIASCGMDNTVKIWSMKEFWTYVEKSFTWEGLPSQFPTKYVQFPVLIASIHTNYVDCNRWLGDFIISKSVDNEFILWEPKMKEQSPGEGTVDILQKYPVPECDIWFIKLSCDFHYNAAAVGNREGKIYVWELQTSPPTLIARLAHVQSKSPIRQTAMSFDGSTILSCCEDGTIWRWDTVATA; encoded by the exons ATGGCAAAAATAACGGTGGGATGTGAACCAGTGATAGGATCATTAAACCCAACAAAAAAGAGAGATTACAGGGTCACTAACAGGCTGCAAGAAGGCAAACGTCCCATTTATGCTGTTGTTTTCAACTTCATTGATTCTCGTTTCTACAATGTTTTCGCCACCGTTGGCGGTAATCGC GTTACTGTATACCAATGTCTTGAAGGTGGTGTTATCGCTGTACTTCAGTCCTACATTGATGAAGAt AAGGATGAGTCTTTCTACACTGTGAGCTGGGCTTGTGATGCTGATGGGACACCGTTGCTTGTAGCCGGAGGAATTAATGGTATAATTCGTGTCATTGATGCTGGCAATGAGAAGATACACAAG AGTTTTGTTGGTCATGGGGACTCGGTTAATGAAATTAGAACACAAGCGCTAAGACCGTCTCTTGTGCTTTCTGCAAGTAAA GATGAATCTGTTCGCTTGTGGAATGTTCAAACTGGAATCTGCATTTTGATCTTTGCTGGAGCTGGTGGTCATCGCAATGAAGTGCTAAGTGTG GATTTCCATCCTTCAGATATATATCGCATTGCTAGTTGTGGTATGGATAATACCGTAAAGATTTGGTCGATGAAAG AGTTTTGGACATATGTAGAGAAATCTTTTACATGGGAGGGACTTCCTTCACAATTTCCTACAAAATATGTGCAGTTTCCG GTGTTGATTGCTTCAATTCATACAAACTATGTCGACTGCAACAGGTGGCTTGGTGATTTTATAATATCAAAG AGCGTTGACAATGAGTTCATATTATGGGAGCCAAAGATGAAAGAGCAATCTCCAGGCGAG GGCACAGTGGATATCCTTCAGAAATATCCTGTCCCTGAGTGTGACATCTGGTTTATAAAGCTTTCTTGTGATTTTCATTATAATGCTGCTGCTGTAG GTAACAGGGAAGGGAAAATATATGTATGGGAATTGCAGACAAGCCCCCCTACTCTCATCGCACG GTTAGCTCATGTTCAATCCAAATCTCCCATCAGGCAAACTGCAATGTCGTTTGATGGAAG CACAATACTCAGTTGCTGTGAAGATGGCACCATTTGGCGCTGGGATACGGTTGCAACTGCGTAG